The Carassius carassius chromosome 34, fCarCar2.1, whole genome shotgun sequence genome has a segment encoding these proteins:
- the LOC132114588 gene encoding uncharacterized protein LOC132114588, with translation MESSPLRSSGIIPDFIQFITQPGFQTVIDLTQDADEDPTVNVTDKPHILPDSTPAHIENPIGSRDEPLPGPGDEPPRKKTRKTNRPTSPVSPGPRDDPPRKTYRFTAVVQPEPNAELPRKAYRFTPAISPESSPERKTLCLTPPNSPATSPETELFYDSSRSHKDDVTTWGPSQIDAWDQSSWTSEREEASATNVGQTPYPSPSPSSEEVEVEEVPAPQPVDEPFDDLPPFHSPINS, from the exons ATGGAGAGTTCCCCCCTTAGGAGCAGCGGGATTATCCCAG attttatacaATTCATCACCCAACCCGGCTTTCAGACAGTTATCGATCTCACGCAAGATGCCGACGAAGATCCCACCGTCAACGTAACAGACAAACCTCACATCCTACCTGATTCCACTCCGGCTCACATCGAGAATCCGATAGGATCCCGCGACGAACCACTTCCAGGACCCGGCGACGAACCACCAAGAAAGAAGACTAGAAAAACGAATCGCCCCACCTCTCCGGTCAGTCCTGGACCGCGTGACGATCCACCAAGAAAGACTTATCGTTTTACAGCGGTGGTCCAACCTGAACCAAACGCTGAACTACCTAGAAAGGCTTATCGTTTTACCCCGGCGATCAGTCCTGAGAGCTCTCCAGAGAGGAAAactctctgtctgacaccaccgAACAGCCCGGCGACCAGTCCTGAGACCGAGCTGTTTTACG ACTCGAGTAGAAGCCATAAGGATGACGTGACTACCTGGGGGCCGTCTCAAATCGATGCATGGGACCAGAGTTCTTGGACGAGCGAGCGTGAAGAGGCATCTGCCACCAACGTGGGTCAAACACCGTATCCTTCTCCCTCACCGTCGTCGGAAGAAGTAGAAGTGGAAGAAGTACCGGCGCCTCAGCCGGTTGATGAACCATTCGATGATCTGCCTCCGTTTCATAGCCCCATTAATTCGTAA